In Nerophis lumbriciformis linkage group LG01, RoL_Nlum_v2.1, whole genome shotgun sequence, the genomic stretch ataactgtagaatgatcgagggcgagttcttggtttcttatgtgggtttattgttaggcagtttcattaacgtcctcccagcacggtaacagcacacaacaacagcagtcatgttttattctaccgtaaagcagttcgtctgccgtaaacagcaatgttgttgtaatatattgagttggaggcaataaccaggcgaggtgatgaagtacgtctctttactgtagacttcagaacagactcacacacttgacgtcaggtgcgcaacaccacgtaaaacgttggccaaccaaaaagtaaccccagtacgctatgccaacattcaccaggagatggcaacagacaaacatagatcactctattacattcttccccttttagaaatgtagaagttactcaaaataaataaacaacccaaccaaaaaatgcagcagctcaattaaaaaactgtacttaaaccacattctttttttttttttagtactgaactcttaaccctcatttgtaaacaataacatgcttattatacaaacagtatttgtacacctttaacacagatttttatactgtcttcagagttttagtttttttggtggtactcgaaacctttctgggtacctgcgaaagggtgttcagcatggttagaaaaatagtgacagagaatagaacaaggatggacaattcaacccttaactcaacaatgagtagatgagtgttatgtgtgtgtatatgtgtaaataaatgaacactgaaattcaagtatttcttatatatatatgaaatacttgacttggtgaattctagctgtaaatatactcctcccctcttagccacgcccccaaccacgcccccgccccactccgaccccgccccccaccccccacctcccgaaatcggaggtctcaaggttaaaTGAAATGGTAAAtctgttatacttgtatagcgcttttctaccttcaaggtactcaaagcgctttgacactatttccacattcacccattcacacacacattcacacactgatggcgggagctgccatgcaaggcgctaaccagcacccatcaggagcaagggtgaagtgtgttgcccaaggacacaacggacgtaactaggatggtagaaggtgggaaaggttggcaagtatggcagggCCATAACCACGATTTGACAAATAATGTCAAAAGTCCAATATCAAAATACTAATCGCTCtccctttctctctctttctctctctctttccctcATATCAACATGTAGAAACATTTAAAATAGAATTGCATGATTGAATCAACAAAACTTAAGCAGCTCAAGTAAAATTATGGCTTCAATACTGTACTTTGTTATTTTGTTAAATTTAGGCCAAATAAATTCCTTTATGATTGCCATAGAAAACCGCTGTTGTCAATAAATATTCCTTCACATTCTGGAgccttgaaaaaaattaataaaaacaaagcttggcgtggtgcaggtacaggcggcgaagcttggcgtggtgcagggacaggcggcgaagcttggcgtggtgcaggaacgggcggcaaagcttggcgtggtgcaggtacgggCGGCGAAGTTTGGCGTGATGCAGGTacgggcggcgaagcttggcgtggtgcaggtacgggaggcgaagcttggcgtggtgcaggtacaggcggagaagcttggcgtggtgcaggtacaggcgtcAGCcaaggtgcaggaactggagcttgagccagccaaggaacaggaactggagcttgagccagcagaggagcaggaacaggaactggagatggTGGCGATTGCAGGCCCACCGGGGATCATGGTGGcgtttgcaggcccaccggagatgatggtggcgtctgcaagcccaccggagatgatggtggcgtctgcaagcccaccggagatgatggtggcgtctgcaagcccaccggagatgatggtggtgtctgcaagcccaccggagatgatggtggtgtctgcaagcccacccagactgaggttagccatgagcatggcagaggtggtctagctgggggttgcggcttggcatgccgacggactggtggtggaggacgggccggaggttgcggcttggcaggctgaaagactggtggcggcggccgggatggaggttgctgcctggctgggcgcagccgAGCCACCTCACCAGCACATCtcccggccccagccccccccctAAAATAGCGGATACCAGACACGCTCCTTGCGGCCTGGTACAGTCTttcggggtgggtggagggaggtcaggaggggggcagaatcctcccctctaaattgtccaaattgtctcttCCCCGCCCCCACCTGACATTGTGTGGGAGGATAGGAGGAAAAAGTCTGTGTTGTGGGTGGGGCTAAAGTCCTTGGGGGTggagtcagagtcactgggggcggaagtgACCGAGGTTGACAAAATCTACTTTTAGAAAAAATGTCCTGAtggtattttactttttgaaaaaagTCTCTAGGAGGTGGCTGACAAAGGGAGACAgacggaaaaaaaagaaaatcctgATCAGGGTCTTCCCTTGACGACGCCGGCGGAATGATGTCATCGCCGCGCGCCATTTCAGTGACGTTTTCGGAAGTGGgcggagtgacgtcattcaaaatggatggagttatgaTGTTGTCAGAGCTACCGGTATTTTGGCTTGCAGCCCAATCTAAAAACTGTTTGGCAAAATGAGATACCGGATTACCAAACAATGGCGGCGAGGAAGACTGGGCTGTATGTGGCGTGCTGTGTTCCGGAGGAGCAGTTTGGGGGAAcgacgcgtcttggcggcgaaacgaagcctttctggctggcttgCGTCTTCGGCGGCGCGTCTCCATCTCCTGGCTGTCAAATGCGAAAGAACTGGGGAAAgctggcttcattctgtcacATGGGGGttttgcagcttgctgcggtttgTTTTCTCAAtgcaaaagacggctccggacgaaggcgtaaaggtaggatttgatttattaccataaatcacccaactaccaaaacacaaacaacacaacaaaaaggcaagcgtgcctaaaacaagtGAAGCTAATacttagcagaagctatggcatggaatgaacaaaacttacttggcatgaacGAGACGTAAAGAGTGTGACAAAATCAATGAAGCCAGGCAGACTGACAGGCAAaggtaacttaaataatgcctctgattagtgctcgggaagcaggtgagcgggcgagcactaatcagagacaggtgaacacaataagtcgccatggtgacaaagacaaacaaggaagcctaaacgggaagtccaaaactaacagaacataactaaactaaacatgatccggaccatggATCATGACAAAGTCTTgttagtttcatgccacagttccctgCGTAttccatgtccatagtttatgctaagtgtttgctaCACGCAACTGCTACGTGATTATTCCTGtctctagtctatgctaagtgttagccctagcatccagtgcgatcggcactttTTTCCTTCATcttcttttttctgtttttggtgcttCTTTGATTttcgaggaataaatcatgtttttacctgcatgtCAGGTACATACCTCCTTTGGAAGTTGCCCTTTTTTGTGTCAAAATGGCATTTGACAATggcactcttcacagggacaacaGTTTGTGGCGAAATAAAGCCATATTTCACTGCCTATTCTTCTTTAAATTCATTTTCTGTGGTCCGCCTTcctttttttgcaaaatgttgaCGTCTTCTTAACTTCTTTGTTGTTTTGGATTACTAGTTTGCTGGTGTAACTTTGCTCCACCGACGGGCGCACATGTTCTTCTGATTGGCTCTAACCTCACAATAACTGGCTGGGCAGAACTGCTTGAGAAAAAAATGGATAAAAATAGAAAATATCTTATCTGGTCGCAATGGATGATATCAAACCTTGTtttcaacattaaaaacatgtaCTGATGTACTGTGTTCTTTCGCCACTTTCAAGTTCATTTCTGGCGGTCTTGGTGCATCGCAGATTGTAAAGTATCATTGAGTATTGTTACACCCACAATGTGATGGAGTttccatccatttttaccgcttgttccttttggggttgtattctaactcgtaaataaaagtcggcTGACAGCAGAGCCAATGTGAGGTCCTCTACTGCGCCCatgaaacccaataaaaaaaacatccagaatactccatttacatttggtgacttgaatattaacaaatcATATtcatagtgatattgttattataagcgctaacgcagacaaactatttatagtggcgcccaatgttgaaatgattgactgatcagctgcttttcCGTTTCCTTGCCCGTCAAATGTTATTGTAGATCAtagatcatgcatctcacctggatagtagaaggacgaggaagtattccgacaagttggtacactttgacagccaatttaagacttggcaagaacgacacgaaaaaacgcttggttccaccccccttttctttgcgaggatcctgagtcattcttcatctaaatggaaatatatgaacatcctagcagtcctcATCCTAATGACAGATTGTACattgacattgtacagtaagtgatgctttattatgtttgttggttctcatgaagtctgcagtgagtaataatcagtaatGTTGAAGAAACAGACGACCGTCGTgatacgttttttaaattaattcgcAGCGTATGTTTATATTAAATGTTATGATAAATGCTTCTGTTTTCATGCATCGTCATGTATATAAAATCCtattggaggtgtttggatgtttttaagggctttataggcaaaatagggCGGATAGCCATTTCAAATtaattgtaattgtgaaaaatatagactatttaaaaaaaactgtgttctgacaaaccactaatggtaataaGCTGGCCAGTGGTGTTCTTATTATatgtttttgctttgaaaaatgttactgtgaagaagtattaaaaaacaaaaaaaagctaaattgcaCAAAATTACAATTGTTGTTCATGGACAAAGTTGCCATTTCATATAATTAAGCAATGCACAAGTTCAGAATTGGTTGTGTGGAAAATAAGACACAAATACATATTTTCATGCAGATAGCTTCCTTTATTTAGTAGAAAGATGGTGTTTCAGTTTCAAATGTGTTCCACTAACATTCAACAAGTGAACAGCGTAGGAGAAAAACATAATAGATAGTCAACCCAGATACACAAAGACACCAGAGTATAATATCTTCTCAGTACACTCGTTGTGATGAGTGAAAGACATTGTTGTAGAAGATATGATGATATGGTTTGATTAGTTATGGTGGTCACAGCACGCGTCTCTGATGCAAACGTATGGCTCTAGGCTGTCACAATCCTCACCTTGCCATGattctagaaaaaaaaaagttttcagagTGACATTACAGTTAATCTCAACTAAATTTGATTGACTGATTATACTTATACCGGTGGTGGCGTCAGCATCAATAACCACACATCCATCCGTAGGAAGTGCTGATGGAAAATCACTAAATTCGAAGGGTTTGCCATCAGTCCAAAGAAAGGTTCCCGTCTGGAAGTCAAAGTCACATTTGAATGAGTCACTCCTGAAGAGAACAACTGCATGCAATTTTATTTACTgctcttttgtcacaatatttgaCATCTTGATTGTGTTCAAAATATTATTAGCATCGTACAGTATCATTATGAAACACTCAACTCTACACCTCCTATTGTCACGTTTTTGCCCTGATTTAGTGTGGAGGATACatttatttgataggtgccaataAATGATTCGACTGACTACTAGACAACTTTGATATTGTTAAATGTTTCACCTCAATGGCATCACTGAGTCCAATCCAGGCTTCATCTACTTCCGCATGATTAACCAGGTCTTGAACGACTGAGTTTTTCACCGCACTGGTGATTGAGGCCAGATTCCCACCAAGAATGTTGCAGACACTCTAATGGTAGAAACAGAGTGAAAAAGTAGATTTGATTCATTCCATCGTATAGTTGTCATCTTTTGATAAATGAACAAACAGGTGGCTCAGCAGCCCCTGGTGTATAAATATATTATGACTACATTGTGAAATTCTTTCATACCTCTGCATCTAGAAACATCCTTTCGTCAGCTTGGAAGATGTAACAGTGATCATCCAACTGAGTCCATCCCTTGGGACAGCAAACTTCTGCAACATAATCATTATTTTCAGAATGAATCACATAAAATAAGTCATtgttaattgaaaaaaaagttgtcatagcTACCAACCTTTGCTAGGACGAGACCACTGTGTAGAAGGTAAGAACAGAGCATTTACAAATATGAAGACAGCAGACAATGAAAGAGGATAATACATGTTTATTGAAGTCAGCAGGTGAGATTTGGACTTACAGCTCCAGTCATCAGTCCACTGATCCCACAAAGGAGGAAAAACACGCGAAGAGAAAACGCCATCTGTGCAATGATAGACAAACTCTGTTATATTGAACATGCCATTAAATAGAGTTCGAAAAGTCGCATTTAAAGTTGTAGTGTGTTACCTTTGGAGTTTTCAGGGCTGTTGGATGCTGAACTAAGGGACAACTAAGAGCCATCCTTTTATTTGCTGGCTTGACGCAACCCTGGAATGATCTGTATGTTAATTATGGACTGGTGTCAGCAACAAGGAACTACTGAATAAAAAATAGTCACAAGTTGACGTAAATAATTGGTTTAATTAGCCTATTAACTTGAGCTCAGTTTCACACCAAAACAAGAAACAAAGACACCATTGTTATccttgtcaaacttttttttttgtatgtacagGATGCTTCACCTTACGTGGAGCATACAATGTGGGACTATCTTGGTTGGAACTTTGCTTCAACATTGCATGGAAGTCAGTCACTGTTGTTCtcaggattggcagaccggggtgatgGTCTCCCTATTCATGAAGGTTGAAGGGTTTCTGTGGGAAAATTAATTCCAGACTGCTGGAGAAAACTTTAGGACCATTAGTCAACCCTCAGCTATCGGAGGTGCATTGAGGTCTGTGTCTTGGTAATGGAACACTGAACCAGCACTTCAACTAGGTCCCTCACTGTGCCCTGTGGGGAGTGTATGGGGTATGTAGCTCGAGCATTCATACCCCATTCGCAGGAACCGAAGCAGAAGCCTGGTTCGCATTGTTAACATTAAGTCGAGTCTGCACGTGGTAAAAGTTGGCCTCCACccagactgccctttgtcaccaattctgttcatacttTTTATGGACATGATTTctaaggttctcattcatccaggaagTTTtaatctcagggcgttcaatcgttcgcaactggactccttggtttgtcttggaagacgtttcgccgctcatccgagtaggcttcatcagttcgtgctcatagacttagattggtcagatcaagtccaacggttggtgccaaaaccccaaatatttaatcTATTTAAGCATCGCCAAAGTGTTTagggtgtcaatcaatcaatcaatcaagcaatcaatcaatcactcaatcaatcaaagtttactttaaATGTCTAAAAGGTCCGCACAAGCCActacaacatcctcggctcagatcccactggGAACAATGTAAACCCTGGAAGTTTTGTGGGGCAGAGGTTGGTGAATGGGTGCTACAGAGCTGTTTTGCAGCTGTACATAAATATTTGGGGATGAGACCAAGCACTTCAAAATTTGAAGGCTTGGTTCTGAGCCTGAAAAGGGTGGATTGTACCCTTTAGGTTGGGTGTGAGGTCTTGCTCCAAGTAGAGGGGTTCAAGTAACTTGAGTTAGGGAAGGCTGGAGCGTGCGATCAACGGGAAAATCCTGGCAGTGTCTGCAGGAATGTCAATGCTGTGCCAGACAATTGTGGTGAAGAGGGAGCTGAGCTGGAAAGCAAAGATTTGGATTTTCCTGTCAGTCTTTGTTCCTACTCTCACTTCCTGTCACAAGCTTTGGGTAGTGACTAAAAGAGCAGTAACAAGCAGTTTTCTTCGTAGGGTGGCTGGGCTTACTCTGGCGCTTAGACATCCAGTAGAGCCGGTCGCTACTCATTTTTCATCAAGAGGGGACCAGTTGATGCAGCTCTGTTATCTGGTCTGGATGCCTCCTGGACACCTCCCTGGCGACTTAGGACACattgactacgtttacactgcaggccaaagttgcccaaatcagattttttccaattttgattttttccagctgactgtttacaccgcgagtgaaatgtgatctttatcagactccagcatAAAAGCACACAGACCTAATGTGGCCTCAACGTTGATAGCAATGTGTGCTAGCCACTAGGCttgaaacaactttaagactcttactaataatgcgccacactttgaacctaaaccaaacaagaatgacaaacacatttcgggagaacatctgcaccttaacacaacataaacacaacagaacaaatacccagaatcccatgcagccctgactcttccgggctacattttacacccctgctaccaccaaaccccgcccccaccacaaccctgctcccccacacatcaaccccccccgcccccctcaatgcgtcggttgaggtgggtggggtttggtagcgggggtgtataatgtagcccggaagagttagggctgcttgggattctgggtatttgttctgttgtgtttatgttgtgttacggtgcagatgttctcccgaaatgtgtttgtcattcttgtttggtgtgggttcacagtgtggcgcattattagtaagagtgttaaagtttgttataccgccaccgtcagtgtaacctgtgtggttgttgagcaagtatgccttgctgtcacttacgtgagcaagcagaagccccatacaacgtgtggctgggccggcacgctgtaccatcacggcacgttcgagagaacagttgccccgaaattcgtagtctgccggaaaaatcaggagggttgacaagtatgacgctgtcaagcgccattcatataaaactcgcgggccgcactaacattcaattttcatattaaggtgtgggccgagTGTCTGACACCCTTGGTTTAaacagcacaaagcaaaaaaaaactttgtatgcagtgttatttcattttaaatttcaaaagatttttgtggctctcattgttttctttaatttgtgaaactggtcaaaatggctctttgagtgataaaggttgccgacccctgcactaggctaAATGCCTGATCTGCCAATCCAACGGCGATAACACTATTCGAAgcagtcagggagtgaggtttaccaacgtataTCTGCCGCAGCCACTAAGGCTGGCCCCCGTTACACTTGCGTCAGAGTTTGTTAAGGCGgtccacatgtgttttgtggattttACAAAAAAGGCCTTTGATTTTGTCCCTCTCTGTGTGCTGTTGTTGTCTGGGGTACGTAGCACATCCCATTTGGTGGAGCAGGATCCTGGTTTCATACGGTCAACATTAAGTTGAGCCTGCACATTGTGAAAGTTGGTCTTggccaagactgccctttgtcaccgattctgttcatacttTTACAGACATATTTTCCAGTTGACACCAATATATCCAATTATCTTTGGCGAACCGAACACCATACCTCCcgtattatgttctgggcctgttttgctgccaatggaactggtgctttacagagagtaaatgggacaatgaaaaaagaggattatctccaaattctttaTTGtcagaaataaaatgtttttgaagCCTTCTGGACCACTCAGTAACACGTGACAGCACAAGCATAAGACCGCAAATTAAACATACTGTGTGTAGTCAATCATTGAGATGACAATCttcattcaggtgtactggagaggaggctacgccggatagtcgaacctcggattcaggaggaacagtgtggttttcgtcctggtcgtggaactgtggaccagctctatactctcggcagggtccttgagggtgcatgggagtttgcccaaccagtctacatgtgttttgtggacttggagaaggcattcgaccgtgtccctccggaagtcctgtggggagtgctcagagagtatggggtatcggactgtctgattgtggcggtccgctccctgtatgatcagtgtcagagcttggtccgcattgccggcagtaagtcggacacgtttccagtgagggttggactccgccaaggctgccctttgtcacccattctgtactgaacttttatggacagaatttctaggcgcagtcaaggcgttgaggggattcggtttggtggctgcaggattaggtctctgctttttgcagatgatgtggtcctgatggcttcatctagccaggatcttcagctctcgctggatcggttcgcagccgagtgtgaagcgactgggatgagaatcagcacctccaagtccgagtccatggttctcgcctggaaaagggtggaatgccatcttcgggttggggaggagaccctgccccaagtggaggagttcaagtacctcggagtcttgttcacgagtgagggaagagtggatcgtgagatcgacaggcggatcgg encodes the following:
- the LOC133614623 gene encoding snaclec botrocetin subunit beta-like — its product is MALSCPLVQHPTALKTPKMAFSLRVFFLLCGISGLMTGAWSRPSKEVCCPKGWTQLDDHCYIFQADERMFLDAESVCNILGGNLASITSAVKNSVVQDLVNHAEVDEAWIGLSDAIETGTFLWTDGKPFEFSDFPSALPTDGCVVIDADATTESWQGEDCDSLEPYVCIRDACCDHHN